A single window of Ananas comosus cultivar F153 linkage group 17, ASM154086v1, whole genome shotgun sequence DNA harbors:
- the LOC109722947 gene encoding mitochondrial import inner membrane translocase subunit TIM22-like isoform X4 has protein sequence MGGADGGGGGGGGAVGAVGAAAAGFAAAVTTMKKNPNPNPVEQLAARVRGMEGGFRAWLARQPMPVEAAVATAAGAAQGAAIGGLMGTLTADALPSPVPPQAMPSFNQAQAFAGGPLVQARNFAVMTGVNAGISCVLRRIRGVEDVQSSMAAAFGSGALFSLVSGMGAPNPVANAVTSGLAFAIFQGGFFMVGQKFSQPPADDVHYSRTKSMLTSLGLQNYEKNFKKGLLTDHTLSLLTDSALSDVKIPPGPRLLILDHIQRDPEFMKGR, from the exons ATGGGCGGCgcggacggaggaggaggaggaggagggggagcaGTGGGAGCGGTaggagcagcggcggcggggTTTGCTGCGGCGGTGACGACGATGAAGaagaacccgaacccgaacccggtGGAGCAGCTGGCGGCGCGGGTGCGGGGGATGGAGGGGGGATTCCGGGCGTGGCTGGCCCGGCAGCCCATGCCCGTCGAGGCCGccgtcgccaccgccgccggcgccgcccagGGCGCTGCCATCGGCGGCCTCATGGGAACCCTCACCGCCGACGCCCTCCCCTCGCCTGTTCCGCCGCAGGCCATGCCCTCCTTCAACCAGGCCCAG GCTTTCGCTGGCGGACCATTAGTACAGGCTCGTAATTTTGCCGTCATGACAGGTGTAAATGCAGGCATATCTTGTGTTTTGAGAAGGATAAGAGGAGTGGAGGATGTTCAATCTAG CATGGCTGCGGCTTTTGGTTCCGGAGCATTGTTTTCCTTAGTCAGCGGCATGGGAGCCCCAAATCCAGTAGCAAATGCGGTTACATCAGGATTGGCTTTTGCAATTTTCCAGGGTGGCTTTTTCATG GTAGGTCAGAAGTTCTCGCAGCCGCCGGCTGATGATGTGCACTACTCTCGTACAAAAAGCATGTTGACGAGCCTGGGACTTCAGAACTATGAGAAGAACTTCAAGAAAGGCCTGCTCACCGATCATACCTTGTCCCTTCTGACTGATAG TGCTCTTAGCGATGTGAAGATTCCTCCTGGGCCTAGACTTCTCATACTCGATCACATTCAGAG GGATCCAGAATTTATGAAAGGAAGGTGA
- the LOC109722947 gene encoding mitochondrial import inner membrane translocase subunit TIM22-like isoform X1 — MGGADGGGGGGGGAVGAVGAAAAGFAAAVTTMKKNPNPNPVEQLAARVRGMEGGFRAWLARQPMPVEAAVATAAGAAQGAAIGGLMGTLTADALPSPVPPQAMPSFNQAQLEIQCQIPSPLSNRKAFAGGPLVQARNFAVMTGVNAGISCVLRRIRGVEDVQSSMAAAFGSGALFSLVSGMGAPNPVANAVTSGLAFAIFQGGFFMVGQKFSQPPADDVHYSRTKSMLTSLGLQNYEKNFKKGLLTDHTLSLLTDSALSDVKIPPGPRLLILDHIQRDPEFMKGRAISETATEAQTV, encoded by the exons ATGGGCGGCgcggacggaggaggaggaggaggagggggagcaGTGGGAGCGGTaggagcagcggcggcggggTTTGCTGCGGCGGTGACGACGATGAAGaagaacccgaacccgaacccggtGGAGCAGCTGGCGGCGCGGGTGCGGGGGATGGAGGGGGGATTCCGGGCGTGGCTGGCCCGGCAGCCCATGCCCGTCGAGGCCGccgtcgccaccgccgccggcgccgcccagGGCGCTGCCATCGGCGGCCTCATGGGAACCCTCACCGCCGACGCCCTCCCCTCGCCTGTTCCGCCGCAGGCCATGCCCTCCTTCAACCAGGCCCAG CTTGAAATCCAGTGCCAGATTCCCTCCCCCCTCTCCAATCGGAAG GCTTTCGCTGGCGGACCATTAGTACAGGCTCGTAATTTTGCCGTCATGACAGGTGTAAATGCAGGCATATCTTGTGTTTTGAGAAGGATAAGAGGAGTGGAGGATGTTCAATCTAG CATGGCTGCGGCTTTTGGTTCCGGAGCATTGTTTTCCTTAGTCAGCGGCATGGGAGCCCCAAATCCAGTAGCAAATGCGGTTACATCAGGATTGGCTTTTGCAATTTTCCAGGGTGGCTTTTTCATG GTAGGTCAGAAGTTCTCGCAGCCGCCGGCTGATGATGTGCACTACTCTCGTACAAAAAGCATGTTGACGAGCCTGGGACTTCAGAACTATGAGAAGAACTTCAAGAAAGGCCTGCTCACCGATCATACCTTGTCCCTTCTGACTGATAG TGCTCTTAGCGATGTGAAGATTCCTCCTGGGCCTAGACTTCTCATACTCGATCACATTCAGAG GGATCCAGAATTTATGAAAGGAAG GGCCATTTCCGAAACGGCAACTGAAGCACAAACTGTATGA
- the LOC109722947 gene encoding mitochondrial import inner membrane translocase subunit TIM22-like isoform X3 yields MGGADGGGGGGGGAVGAVGAAAAGFAAAVTTMKKNPNPNPVEQLAARVRGMEGGFRAWLARQPMPVEAAVATAAGAAQGAAIGGLMGTLTADALPSPVPPQAMPSFNQAQAFAGGPLVQARNFAVMTGVNAGISCVLRRIRGVEDVQSSMAAAFGSGALFSLVSGMGAPNPVANAVTSGLAFAIFQGGFFMVGQKFSQPPADDVHYSRTKSMLTSLGLQNYEKNFKKGLLTDHTLSLLTDSALSDVKIPPGPRLLILDHIQRDPEFMKGRAISETATEAQTV; encoded by the exons ATGGGCGGCgcggacggaggaggaggaggaggagggggagcaGTGGGAGCGGTaggagcagcggcggcggggTTTGCTGCGGCGGTGACGACGATGAAGaagaacccgaacccgaacccggtGGAGCAGCTGGCGGCGCGGGTGCGGGGGATGGAGGGGGGATTCCGGGCGTGGCTGGCCCGGCAGCCCATGCCCGTCGAGGCCGccgtcgccaccgccgccggcgccgcccagGGCGCTGCCATCGGCGGCCTCATGGGAACCCTCACCGCCGACGCCCTCCCCTCGCCTGTTCCGCCGCAGGCCATGCCCTCCTTCAACCAGGCCCAG GCTTTCGCTGGCGGACCATTAGTACAGGCTCGTAATTTTGCCGTCATGACAGGTGTAAATGCAGGCATATCTTGTGTTTTGAGAAGGATAAGAGGAGTGGAGGATGTTCAATCTAG CATGGCTGCGGCTTTTGGTTCCGGAGCATTGTTTTCCTTAGTCAGCGGCATGGGAGCCCCAAATCCAGTAGCAAATGCGGTTACATCAGGATTGGCTTTTGCAATTTTCCAGGGTGGCTTTTTCATG GTAGGTCAGAAGTTCTCGCAGCCGCCGGCTGATGATGTGCACTACTCTCGTACAAAAAGCATGTTGACGAGCCTGGGACTTCAGAACTATGAGAAGAACTTCAAGAAAGGCCTGCTCACCGATCATACCTTGTCCCTTCTGACTGATAG TGCTCTTAGCGATGTGAAGATTCCTCCTGGGCCTAGACTTCTCATACTCGATCACATTCAGAG GGATCCAGAATTTATGAAAGGAAG GGCCATTTCCGAAACGGCAACTGAAGCACAAACTGTATGA
- the LOC109722924 gene encoding chaperone protein ClpD2, chloroplastic: protein MDTVPTGIFKKKGSVVVFPPRRCCRRRRRPSAPSRSKPYSLSLSLRAPSSFAAPVPSSPPPLLRRRRLHRRARPPPPERRRGGVYAVFERFTERAIKAVVFSQREARALGREMVFTQHLLLGLVAEDRSPAGFLGSGITLDRARDAVLSIWPLSDGAGDPERSQSATDVPFSVSTKRVFEAAVEFSRNMGCNFIAPEHIAVGLFTVDDGSAGQVLRSLGADINHLASVALSRLQGELIKDGREPVASSKKMFQKSPARKAAVVNSEKRKDKSMLAQFCVDLTARAGEGLIDPIIGRDTEIQRIVQILCRRTKNNPILLGDPGVGKTALAEGLALRIADGDVPFFLSAKRIMSLDVGLLMAGAKERGELETRVTGLIHEVRKAGDVILFIDEVHNLIGSGTVGRGNKGSGLDIANLLKPSLGRGELQCIASTTVDEHRTHFEKDKALARRFQPVFINEPSEEDAVKILLGLREKYESYHKCKFTLEAIDAAVYLSARYIPDRQLPDKAIDLIDEAGSRARMDSFKRKKEEQTSILTKSPDEYWQEIKAVQAMHEVVLANQLKYYPEESNQENNIDANVSNDAGMVSPSVSSTTDNDEPVIVGPEEIAKVASLWSGIPVQQVTADEREVLIGLDEEVRKRVIGQDDAVSAICRAVKRSRIGLNDPDRPISAMLFCGPTGVGKTELTKALAASYFGSEDAMLRLDMSEYMERHTVSKLIGSPPGYIGYGEGGTLTEAVRRRPFTVVLLDEIEKAHPDIFNILLQVFEDGHLTDSQGRRVSFKNTLIVMTSNVGSTAISKGRRSIGFLISDDKESSSYAAMKALVMEELKAYFRPELLNRIDEVVVFRPLEKTQMLDILSIMLREVKERLLLSHGIGLEVSKAIMDLVCQQGYDKSYGARPLRRAVTRLIEDVVSEVILAGECKPGDTLVIDIDASGNPFVSLPPDQTVQLSDATSTL from the exons atggaCACTGTACCTACAGGAATCTTCAAGAAGAAGGGGAGCGTAGTCGTCTTTC CTCCTCGTCGTTGttgtcgtcggcggcggcgtccGTCCGCCCCTTCGCGATCCAAACCctactccctctccctctccctccgcgccccctcctccttcgccgcccccgtcccctcctcccctcctccgctcctgcggcgccgccgcctccaccgccgcgctcggccgccgccgccggagcggCGGCGGGGCGGCGTCTACGCCGTGTTCGAGCGGTTCACGGAGCGCGCGATCAAGGCCGTGGTGTTCTCGCAGCGCGAGGCGCGCGCCCTCGGCCGCGAGATGGTGTTCACGCAGCACCTCCTCCTCGGCCTCGTCGCCGAGGACCGCTCCCCCGCCGGATTCCTCGGCTCCGGGATCACCCTCGACCGCGCCCGCGACGCCGTCCTCTCCATCTGGCCCCTCTCCGACGGCGCCGGCGATCCGGAACGGTCGCAATCGGCCACCGACGTGCCCTTCTCCGTCAGCACGAAGCGCGTCTTCGAGGCCGCCGTCGAGTTCTCGAGAAACATGGGCTGCAACTTCATCGCGCCCGAGCACATCGCCGTCGGCCTCTTCACCGTCGACGACGGCAGCGCCGGACAGGTCCTCAGGAG CTTGGGAGCAGACATAAATCACCTAGCATCAGTAGCACTCTCTAGACTTCAAGGGGAGCTCATAAAGGATGGTAGAGAACCAGTGGCATCTTCCAAGAAAATGTTTCAAAAATCTCCTGCCAGAAAAGCTGCAGTTGTGAATTCTGAGAAGAGGAAAG ACAAAAGTATGTTAGCTCAATTTTGTGTGGATCTAACTGCGCGAGCTGGCGAAGGGCTCATTGATCCCATAATTGGTCGGGATACCGAGATACAGAGAATTGTTCAGATCCTATGTCGCAGAACAAAGAACAATCCAATTCTTTTGGGTGATCCTGGAGTTGGTAAGACAGCGCTCGCCGAAGGTTTGGCCCTTCGCATTGCCGATGGAGAcgtccctttttttctttcg GCGAAGCGCATAATGTCGCTGGATGTAGGCCTACTCATGGCTGGCGCAAAGGAGAGGGGAGAGTTAGAAACCAGGGTTACTGGTTTAATACATGAAGTGCGGAAAGCAG GTGATGTTATTCTCTTCATTGATGAGGTCCATAATCTTATTGGATCTGGCACAGTGGGGAGAGGGAACAAGGGATCAGGTCTAGATATTGCTAATCTGCTGAAGCCTTCTCTTGGTAGAGGTGAATTGCAG TGCATTGCGTCCACGACTGTTGATGAGCACAGGACACATTTTGAGAAGGATAAAGCTTTAGCTCGCCGGTTCCAGCCAGTGTTTATAAATGAGCCTAGCGAG GAGGATGCCGTGAAGATATTACTTGGTCTACGtgaaaaatatgaaagttaCCACAAGTGCAAATTCACTTTGGAAGCTATAGATGCTGCAGTTTACCTGTCAGCCAGATATATTCCAGACAGACAACTTCCTGATAAAGCTATCGACCTAATAGACGAAGCTGGTAGCAGAGCTCGTATGGACTCATttaagaggaagaaggaagagcAGACCTCTATTCTCACAAAGTCACCAGATGAATATTGGCAAGAGATCAAAGCAGTCCAGGCTATGCATGAAGTG GTACTGGCAAATCAACTGAAGTACTATCCGGAAGAGAGCAACCAAGAGAATAATATTGATGCTAATGTCTCTAATGATGCCGGGATGGTCTCACCATCCGTCTCGTCAACTACGGATAATGATGA GCCTGTTATTGTCGGACCAGAGGAAATAGCCAAAGTTGCCTCGCTGTGGTCGGGAATACCAGTTCAGCAGGTCACTGCAGATGAGAGAGAAGTTCTGATTGGTTTAGATGAAGAAGTTAGAAAGCGTGTAATTGGTCAAGATGATGCTGTCAGTGCCATATGCCGAGCTGTGAAGAGATCCCGTATCGGCCTGAATGACCCGGACAGACCAATCTCGGCTATGCTCTTCTGTGGGCCAACAGGTGTTGGCAAAACTGAACTCACTAAAGCCCTAGCAGCGAGCTACTTTGGATCA GAGGATGCTATGCTACGGTTGGATATGAGCGAATACATGGAGCGACACACTGTGAGCAAGCTTATAGGATCTCCTCCAGGTTACATAGGCTATGGAGAGGGAGGTACTTTGACAGAAGCAGTTAGGAGGAGACCTTTCACAGTGGTATTGCTTGATGAAATAGAAAAAGCTCACCCTGATATATTTAATATCCTCCTCCAAGTGTTTGAGGATGGCCACCTTACTGATTCTCAG GGCCGTAGAGTTTCGTTCAAGAATACCTTGATTGTCATGACATCCAATGTCGGCTCTACAGCAATTTCTAAGGGAAGGCGGAGCATAGGTTTCCTGATCTCGGACGACAAGGAGTCAAGCTCATATGCCGCCATGAAAGCTCTGGTGATGGAAGAGTTGAAGGCGTATTTCAGGCCCGAGTTGCTCAACCGAATAGACGAGGTGGTTGTATTCCGCCCTCTCGAGAAAACTCAG ATGCTAGATATTTTGAGCATAATGTTGCGAGAAGTCAAGGAAAGGCTGCTTTTATCCCACGGGATCGGTCTAGAGGTATCCAAAGCTATAATGGACTTGGTGTGCCAGCAAGGGTACGACAAAAGCTACGGTGCACGGCCGCTGAGGAGGGCGGTGACTCGCTTAATTGAGGATGTCGTAAGTGAAGTAATTCTCGCCGGAGAATGCAAGCCCGGCGACACACTTGTGATCGACATTGACGCCTCAGGAAATCCTTTCGTCAGCCTGCCGCCCGACCAGACTGTCCAATTGTCGGACGCCACATCGACCCTCTAA
- the LOC109722947 gene encoding mitochondrial import inner membrane translocase subunit TIM22-like isoform X2 yields the protein MGGADGGGGGGGGAVGAVGAAAAGFAAAVTTMKKNPNPNPVEQLAARVRGMEGGFRAWLARQPMPVEAAVATAAGAAQGAAIGGLMGTLTADALPSPVPPQAMPSFNQAQLEIQCQIPSPLSNRKAFAGGPLVQARNFAVMTGVNAGISCVLRRIRGVEDVQSSMAAAFGSGALFSLVSGMGAPNPVANAVTSGLAFAIFQGGFFMVGQKFSQPPADDVHYSRTKSMLTSLGLQNYEKNFKKGLLTDHTLSLLTDSALSDVKIPPGPRLLILDHIQRAISETATEAQTV from the exons ATGGGCGGCgcggacggaggaggaggaggaggagggggagcaGTGGGAGCGGTaggagcagcggcggcggggTTTGCTGCGGCGGTGACGACGATGAAGaagaacccgaacccgaacccggtGGAGCAGCTGGCGGCGCGGGTGCGGGGGATGGAGGGGGGATTCCGGGCGTGGCTGGCCCGGCAGCCCATGCCCGTCGAGGCCGccgtcgccaccgccgccggcgccgcccagGGCGCTGCCATCGGCGGCCTCATGGGAACCCTCACCGCCGACGCCCTCCCCTCGCCTGTTCCGCCGCAGGCCATGCCCTCCTTCAACCAGGCCCAG CTTGAAATCCAGTGCCAGATTCCCTCCCCCCTCTCCAATCGGAAG GCTTTCGCTGGCGGACCATTAGTACAGGCTCGTAATTTTGCCGTCATGACAGGTGTAAATGCAGGCATATCTTGTGTTTTGAGAAGGATAAGAGGAGTGGAGGATGTTCAATCTAG CATGGCTGCGGCTTTTGGTTCCGGAGCATTGTTTTCCTTAGTCAGCGGCATGGGAGCCCCAAATCCAGTAGCAAATGCGGTTACATCAGGATTGGCTTTTGCAATTTTCCAGGGTGGCTTTTTCATG GTAGGTCAGAAGTTCTCGCAGCCGCCGGCTGATGATGTGCACTACTCTCGTACAAAAAGCATGTTGACGAGCCTGGGACTTCAGAACTATGAGAAGAACTTCAAGAAAGGCCTGCTCACCGATCATACCTTGTCCCTTCTGACTGATAG TGCTCTTAGCGATGTGAAGATTCCTCCTGGGCCTAGACTTCTCATACTCGATCACATTCAGAG GGCCATTTCCGAAACGGCAACTGAAGCACAAACTGTATGA